The Chitinibacter bivalviorum genomic interval AGGCAAGTAGTTCGGAGTGATCTCCACAAGAAACAAAATCTCCGACGAGTGGTTAGCAATATCATTGAATCCTGTTTGTTTTGCCAATTCCATATCCGTATGATTCGCCAATTAATGTAGTGGGTTCTGATGTAGATTTTCAGTCGGCTAAACCACTGCAATATGGATTGAAAGATATATTGAATTGACTTTGGGATATGAAAATGAAATTGCTTAAAAAATTGGTTTCTGCCTCGTTCTTACTAACAGCTTTTGTATCTGCTCAAGCTGCGGTATACGATTTTGGTTCTTTGTCTACGCTGAAAACCATTAGCGCCAACGTCAATCCTGGTGATGTGAATGACACTTTCGCTTTTAGCTTGGGTCAGCAAAGTAACGTTACAGGCGCAGCAGTTTCTGTGCTTTTTGCAAATCCATTTAATCCATCTGTTCCTCTTTTGAACCTGAGTAATGGTAAAGTGGAATTGTTCCGTGCAGACAATAGCTTTGTAAATTCATTTACATTTGATAACAAAGCGCAAGCAGGCACAGCATTTAATGGGTTGGCTGCGGGTTCTTATTTCTTTAAAGTAACTGGCAAGGCAGATGGCGCATTTGGTGGTTCATATACACTTTCTTCTGCTGCGGTTACCGCCCCAGTTCCAGAGCCAGAAACTTATGCTTTGATGGGCATGGGTTTAGTGGGTTTGTTGGCTGCTCGTCGCCGCAAAGCGCAACAAGCTGCTTAATTGCTGGTTTGCATCATAAAAAAAGCCGCTTATTGCGGCTTTTTCTATTGGTGCTTGCTGAAAGTGACTTGCCTAGACTTTATGCGCATTGCCACACACTGGGCAGGCGGGGTCTTTTTTGTAGCGCATTTCACGCCAGCGAGCGCTACGTGCATCATAAAGTTGCAAGCGCCCAATTAAGGGCTCACCGCAACCAGAGATTACTTTGAGCACTTCCGCCGCTTGTCCAGTGCCGATCATGCCTACGAGTGGGGCAAACACACCGAAAGTGGCACAAGGGCTGTCGCTGGCTTCGCCTTCTTCACCAAACAAGCAGTGATAGCATGGGGCGTGGGCTTGGCGGGTATCAAAGGTGGTGAGTTGGCCATCGAATCGAACCGCAGCGCCCGAGACCAGCGGCTTTTTGCCCTGCACGCAGGCGCGATTTACTGCGTGCCGAGTATCAAAATTATCACAACAATCGACCACCACGTCGGCTGCGCTAATTAATTGGGCCAGACGTTCGTCATTCGCGCGTTCGGCAATGGCGTTGATGGTAATGTGCGGATTGAGCGCATTGAGAGTGCTTTTAGCCGAGGTGGCTTTATTAATACCAATGCTAGCTTCAGTGTGGACAATTTGCCGCTGAAGATT includes:
- a CDS encoding HesA/MoeB/ThiF family protein, which gives rise to MSFCPSRSANIELDDDKLLRYSRHILLDELGVEGQEKICNAHVLIIGAGGLGSPLALYLASAGIGTLTIIDDDEVDLTNLQRQIVHTEASIGINKATSAKSTLNALNPHITINAIAERANDERLAQLISAADVVVDCCDNFDTRHAVNRACVQGKKPLVSGAAVRFDGQLTTFDTRQAHAPCYHCLFGEEGEASDSPCATFGVFAPLVGMIGTGQAAEVLKVISGCGEPLIGRLQLYDARSARWREMRYKKDPACPVCGNAHKV